The genomic segment CAACCTTAACTATTTTACCTGTAATAAATTAACCAAACATATGTTGGGCTCTTATATTTTTAAAAAAACTGTCTTGACAATGGGGTCCACCTTAATCATCCGAGGCCGGAAACTACAAATGGATACCACCGTTATCGAAGCAAATATTCATCACCCTACTGATGCCAGTTTACTGGCGGACTGTCAAAAAACCATAACGCGTACGGTAAAAAAGATTAAGGAGCAAGGTTTTTCCCTGCGTACCAAGCTACAGGATAGAAAACGTAGCATTAAGAAAAATATTTTGCGAATAACCAAAGTACTAAACAAAAGAAGCGACCAGAAACACGAACAGGTGCGCGGTATTACAGAAACCATAGCCCGTAAGGTTGAAGATACTATTGTTGAGGGCCGGAAAGTATTGCAAAATGCCAAACAAAAATTATGGCGCTTAAAAAGAGAAGGTCAAACTGTTAAACAGCATTCCGAAAAGCTCATTGACAAACTTGCGGATCAACTGCAACTGGCCCAGACAATCATCGACCAAAGCAGAAAAGCTAGCGCTAAAGAGAAAATCAAAGACCGCATCGTGAGTGTATTCGATAAAGATGCCCGTCCGATCCGCCGTGGCAAGGCCAAGGCAAACACGGAATTCGGGCACAAAGTGCTAATTCAAGAGGTAGAGAACAA from the Desulfallas thermosapovorans DSM 6562 genome contains:
- a CDS encoding ISNCY family transposase, whose product is MLGSYIFKKTVLTMGSTLIIRGRKLQMDTTVIEANIHHPTDASLLADCQKTITRTVKKIKEQGFSLRTKLQDRKRSIKKNILRITKVLNKRSDQKHEQVRGITETIARKVEDTIVEGRKVLQNAKQKLWRLKREGQTVKQHSEKLIDKLADQLQLAQTIIDQSRKASAKEKIKDRIVSVFDKDARPIRRGKAKANTEFGHKVLIQEVENKIISNYDVYQGNPSDDTLLEKAVDRHEQTLGKTPKEVATDRGFSSKDNEQKLKDKGVKRISLPFKGKKSAARKIHEKQPWFKRLQRWRAGGEATISVLKRKYGLGRSLVRGTPGTKCWVGNAIFAYNLTRLARLSMK